TGTCCGCGTGTCCGATTGCGACCGGACGCCACACTGCAGGCCGCGCGCGATTTCGGTATCGTCTCGGGGGCACGCGCAGGCGCGCGCGTGCGGGCAGGTCCATGCCCGACCGATACACGACCACACGACGACCAGATGAGACAGGGGACCCTACCGACATGACCGGCGCGTACTTCAGCGTGCCGACGCTTTGTGCGATCGCACTCGTTCACGTCTACTGGGCGCTCGGTGGACAGCGCGGCAAGCGCGCGGCCATTCCGGAGCAGGACGGTGTCCCGCTGTTGCGTCCGACCCGGCGCGGCACGCTCGCAGTCGCGGCGGCGCTGCTGTGCGGCGCCGGCGCGGTCGCGTCGCGCGCGGGCTGGTTGGGGCCGAAGGTTCTGCCCGGCGCGACCGCGTTCGCGATCGTTGCGTTCGCACTCATTTTCGCGGTTCGGGCGGTCGGCGATTTCCGATACGTCGGCTTCTTCAAGCGTGTCCGCGGGTCGCGCTTCGCGCGCATGGACACGCTGTGTTATTCGCCGCTTTGCGTGGCGCTGGCGCTGGCTTTCGCGTCGATGTACTGGGCGAGGTGAGCGGCGCGCGCGCCGGGTCGACCGGAGCCATCCGGCTGGCGC
The sequence above is drawn from the Burkholderia ubonensis genome and encodes:
- a CDS encoding DUF3995 domain-containing protein codes for the protein MTGAYFSVPTLCAIALVHVYWALGGQRGKRAAIPEQDGVPLLRPTRRGTLAVAAALLCGAGAVASRAGWLGPKVLPGATAFAIVAFALIFAVRAVGDFRYVGFFKRVRGSRFARMDTLCYSPLCVALALAFASMYWAR